Proteins encoded by one window of Ostrinia nubilalis chromosome 23, ilOstNubi1.1, whole genome shotgun sequence:
- the LOC135083371 gene encoding maternal protein exuperantia: protein MAMVTESKVNGGEVEAPTELPPALAEKPAGLPPGKYSLVGWDMDTTGRRLIDEICQIAAYTPKQTYSQYIMPYGDLNPGARRRHNVRVVTVGRYRMLKDTVTHKILKTKSEISALSDFLDWLEKEKGDGSVILIYHEPRRLSPTMLLEALTRYKLLDRFKTIVAGFADSYALAADKCKTTVKSVSLRVLARVLLDADSLSVDSALDRATAAYRIVEHLAQGEQQEVGAGGEGGGAGASADMVETARVWARPVATELEALAALKQLLERQNTFRPVFAPLLRSARPERKRVTQLRRLLADAGLLYEQLRGAWQDHKLEGLEKQLASLSVSAKEEDIKELIEIFDCHFDPAKEPKGPKARIPRNRTRATSSAGETGEAEGSTSESQNSSPHNSPTKTSNDVPAAAVSAPEAVAAN from the exons ATGGCCATGGTGACAGAATCAAAGGTGAACGGTGGAGAGGTGGAGGCTCCCACGGAGTTGCCTCCAGCGCTGGCCGAGAAGCCAGCGGGGCTTCCTCCGGGCAAGTACTCGCTGGTTGGCTGGGACATGGACACCACCGGCAGAAGACTTATTGACGAG ATATGCCAGATAGCAGCGTACACTCCGAAGCAGACGTACTCTCAGTACATCATGCCCTACGGGGACTTGAACCCGGGAGCGCGGAGGCGCCACAACGTGCGGGTCGTCACCGTCGGCCGCTACCGGATGCTCAAGGATACCGTTACTCATAAG ATTCTGAAGACAAAGTCTGAGATCTCCGCGCTGTCCGACTTCCTGGATTGGCTGGAGAAGGAAAAAGGCGACGGCAGCGTCATCCTCATCTACCACGAGCCGCGACGCCTCAGCCCTACCATGCTGCTCGAGGCGCTCACCAG GTACAAGCTGCTGGACCGATTCAAGACCATCGTGGCCGGTTTCGCCGACAGCTACGCGTTGGCCGCCGACAAGTGCAAGACGACGGTCAAGTCGGTGTCGCTGCGCGTGCTAGCCCGTGTGCTGCTAGATGCCGACTCGCTGTCGGTGGATAGCGCGCTAGACCGCGCTACTGCGGCTTATAGGATCGTGGAACATCTTGCGCAGG GCGAGCAGCAAGAAGTAGGCGCGGGCGGcgagggcggcggcgcgggcgccagCGCAGACATGGTGGAGACGGCGCGCGTGTGGGCGCGGCCCGTGGCCACCGAACTTGAGGCGTTGGCGGCGCTCAAGCAGCTGCTCGAGAG ACAGAACACGTTCCGGCCAGTATTCGCGCCTCTGCTCCGCTCAGCGCGGCCGGAGCGCAAGCGCGTCACTCAGCTGCGACGCTTATTGGCTGACGCGGGACTGTTGTATGAACAGCTGCGCGGTGCCTGGCAGGATCACAAGCTGGAAG GTTTAGAGAAACAATTGGCTTCGCTATCAGTATCGGCGAAGGAGGAAGACATTAAGGAGCTCATAGAGATTTTCGACTGCCACTTTGACCCCGCCAAAGAGCCCAAAGGACCCAAAGCCAGGATTCCCAGAAATAGGACAAGG GCAACGTCATCGGCGGGCGAAACCGGCGAAGCAGAGGGCAGCACAAGCGAGTCGCAAAACAGTTCACCACACAATTCACCTACAAAGACTAGCAATG ACGTACCAGCGGCGGCGGTGAGCGCGCCGGAGGCGGTGGCGGCCAACTGA